One region of Clavibacter michiganensis subsp. tessellarius genomic DNA includes:
- a CDS encoding MarR family winged helix-turn-helix transcriptional regulator, with protein MSGSPRWLEPDQQRAWRTVIVALNHVSERIERQLVRDAGMPHAYYMILVRLSEAEGNALPMSVLARALQASASRTSHAVTRLEQLGWVRRVPSSRDGRSLLAELTDEGRGTLAAAAPGHAEEVLHTVFDPLSAEQTAQLEAIARDILTTMTASSPLDGRGSARGDDLAIPPAPDAPAAGATARPDEHVA; from the coding sequence CGAGCCGGATCAGCAGCGCGCCTGGCGGACCGTCATCGTCGCGCTCAACCACGTCAGCGAGCGCATCGAACGGCAGCTGGTGCGCGACGCCGGCATGCCGCACGCGTACTACATGATCCTCGTCCGGCTGTCCGAGGCCGAGGGCAACGCGCTGCCCATGTCCGTGCTCGCGCGGGCCCTGCAGGCGTCCGCGAGCCGCACGTCGCACGCCGTGACCCGGCTCGAGCAGCTCGGCTGGGTCCGCCGGGTCCCGTCGTCGCGCGACGGCCGGAGCCTCCTCGCGGAGCTCACGGACGAGGGCCGCGGCACGCTGGCGGCCGCCGCCCCCGGGCACGCCGAGGAGGTGCTGCACACGGTGTTCGACCCGCTGAGCGCCGAGCAGACCGCTCAGCTCGAGGCCATCGCCCGCGATATCCTCACCACCATGACCGCTTCCTCCCCCCTCGACGGCCGGGGGAGCGCCCGCGGCGACGACCTGGCCATCCCCCCGGCCCCCGACGCACCCGCGGCGGGCGCGACCGCCCGGCCGGACGAGCACGTCGCGTGA
- a CDS encoding DUF6993 domain-containing protein — protein sequence MRGRIGALVAPALLAALVLSGCTQTPSPTQPTAPATAGSASPDAAASAAPTTAPVDPAGTAEANLPAFEATAGGVVSADPNAKGRAMVDALVGVGFPKDKMEVTADATPLGNSVDSILVAVRLGDGCLIGQRAQDGFSAHVEPALSSGRCLVGQTRAIDW from the coding sequence GTGAGGGGCCGCATCGGCGCCCTCGTCGCACCCGCGCTCCTCGCCGCGCTCGTCCTGAGCGGCTGCACGCAGACGCCGTCGCCGACGCAGCCGACGGCCCCGGCGACGGCGGGGTCCGCGTCCCCCGACGCCGCCGCGTCCGCCGCCCCCACCACGGCGCCCGTGGACCCGGCGGGCACGGCCGAGGCCAACCTGCCGGCCTTCGAGGCGACGGCGGGCGGGGTCGTCTCCGCGGATCCGAACGCGAAGGGCCGCGCGATGGTCGACGCGCTCGTCGGCGTCGGGTTCCCGAAGGACAAGATGGAGGTCACGGCGGACGCGACGCCGCTCGGCAACTCCGTCGACTCGATCCTCGTGGCCGTGCGCCTGGGCGACGGCTGCCTCATCGGCCAGCGCGCGCAGGACGGCTTCTCCGCGCACGTGGAGCCGGCGCTGTCCTCCGGCCGCTGCCTGGTGGGGCAGACGCGCGCCATCGACTGGTGA
- the ettA gene encoding energy-dependent translational throttle protein EttA produces the protein MAEYIYSMVRARKSVGDKLILDDVTMSFIPGAKIGVVGPNGAGKSTILKIMAGLDTPSNGEAKLSPGYSVGILMQEPELDESKTVLENVQEGVGPLKAQVDRYNEIAAAMAEPDADFDTLLAEMGTLQEAIDAADGWELDSQLEQAMDALRTPPGDASVANLSGGEKRRVALCKLLLQKPDLLLLDEPTNHLDAESVLWLEQHLSKYPGAVLAVTHDRYFLDHVAEWIAEVDRGRLYPYEGNYSTYLEKKQERLSVQGKKDAKLSKRLAEELDWVRSNAKGRQAKSKARLARYEEMVTEAERTRKLDFEEIQIPVGPRLGSQVIDANKLHKQFGERVLIDDLSFTLPRNGIVGVIGPNGVGKTTLFKTIVGFEPLDSGELKVGDTVDISYVDQSRGGIDPEKSLFEVVSDGQDYIQVGKQEVPARAYVSTFGFKGPDQQKKAGILSGGERNRLNLALTLKQGGNLLLLDEPTNDLDVETLGSLENALLEFPGCAVVITHDRWFLDRIATHILSYEGTEEDPANWYWFEGNFESYEQNKIERLGADAAKPHRSAYRKLTRD, from the coding sequence ATGGCTGAATACATCTACTCGATGGTCCGCGCCCGGAAGTCGGTCGGCGACAAGCTGATCCTCGACGACGTCACGATGTCGTTCATCCCGGGCGCCAAGATCGGCGTCGTCGGACCGAACGGCGCGGGCAAGTCCACGATCCTCAAGATCATGGCGGGCCTCGACACCCCGAGCAACGGCGAGGCCAAGCTGTCGCCCGGCTACTCGGTCGGCATCCTCATGCAGGAGCCCGAGCTCGACGAGTCGAAGACCGTCCTCGAGAACGTCCAGGAGGGCGTCGGCCCGCTGAAGGCGCAGGTCGACCGCTACAACGAGATCGCCGCGGCCATGGCCGAGCCCGACGCCGACTTCGACACGCTCCTCGCCGAGATGGGCACGCTCCAGGAGGCCATCGACGCCGCCGACGGCTGGGAGCTCGACTCGCAGCTCGAGCAGGCGATGGACGCGCTGCGCACGCCGCCGGGCGACGCCTCGGTCGCGAACCTCTCCGGCGGCGAGAAGCGCCGCGTGGCGCTCTGCAAGCTCCTGCTCCAGAAGCCCGACCTGCTCCTCCTCGACGAGCCCACCAACCACCTCGACGCCGAGAGCGTGCTCTGGCTCGAGCAGCACCTGTCCAAGTACCCGGGCGCCGTCCTCGCCGTGACCCACGACCGGTACTTCCTCGACCACGTGGCCGAGTGGATCGCCGAGGTCGACCGCGGGCGCCTCTACCCGTACGAGGGCAACTACTCGACGTACCTCGAGAAGAAGCAGGAGCGCCTCAGCGTCCAGGGCAAGAAGGACGCGAAGCTCTCCAAGCGCCTCGCCGAGGAGCTCGACTGGGTCCGCAGCAACGCGAAGGGCCGCCAGGCGAAGTCCAAGGCGCGCCTCGCCCGCTACGAGGAGATGGTGACCGAGGCGGAGCGCACGAGGAAGCTGGACTTCGAGGAGATCCAGATCCCCGTGGGCCCGCGCCTGGGCTCGCAGGTCATCGACGCGAACAAGCTGCACAAGCAGTTCGGCGAGCGGGTCCTCATCGACGACCTCTCGTTCACGCTGCCGCGCAACGGCATCGTCGGCGTCATCGGCCCGAACGGCGTCGGCAAGACCACGCTGTTCAAGACCATCGTGGGCTTCGAGCCGCTCGACTCCGGCGAGCTGAAGGTCGGCGACACGGTCGACATCTCCTACGTCGACCAGAGCCGCGGCGGCATCGACCCGGAGAAGTCGCTGTTCGAGGTCGTCTCCGACGGCCAGGACTACATCCAGGTCGGCAAGCAGGAGGTGCCCGCGCGCGCCTACGTCTCCACCTTCGGGTTCAAGGGGCCGGACCAGCAGAAGAAGGCGGGCATCCTCTCCGGTGGAGAGCGCAACCGCCTGAACCTCGCGCTGACGCTCAAGCAGGGCGGCAACCTGCTGCTGCTCGACGAGCCCACCAACGACCTGGACGTCGAGACGCTCGGCAGCCTCGAGAACGCGCTGCTCGAGTTCCCCGGCTGCGCCGTGGTCATCACCCACGACCGGTGGTTCCTCGACCGGATCGCGACGCACATCCTGTCCTACGAGGGCACCGAGGAGGACCCCGCGAACTGGTACTGGTTCGAGGGCAACTTCGAGTCGTACGAGCAGAACAAGATCGAGCGCCTCGGCGCGGACGCCGCGAAGCCGCACCGCTCCGCGTACCGCAAGCTGACGCGCGACTGA
- a CDS encoding acyl-CoA thioesterase — MTRVHVPVHLRWADLDAYDHVNNVEVLRLLEEARVRAFWRSDGDDDGEDAGLALIDASAGAATMTLIARQEVEYLLPISYGRRPLDVQVWLGRLGGSSFEACYELRTPAGVEPSALYARASTTIVLVDAGTGRPRRITDDERAAWSAYVEEPVAFSRRG; from the coding sequence GTGACCCGGGTCCACGTCCCGGTCCACCTGCGGTGGGCCGACCTCGACGCCTACGACCACGTGAACAACGTGGAGGTCCTCCGGCTGCTGGAGGAGGCGCGCGTCCGCGCCTTCTGGCGGAGCGACGGCGACGACGACGGCGAGGACGCGGGGCTCGCGCTCATCGACGCGTCGGCGGGCGCGGCGACCATGACCCTCATCGCCCGTCAGGAGGTCGAGTACCTGCTGCCGATCTCCTACGGGCGGCGTCCGCTCGACGTGCAGGTGTGGCTGGGGCGGCTCGGCGGGTCCAGCTTCGAGGCGTGCTACGAGCTGCGCACGCCCGCGGGCGTCGAGCCGTCCGCGCTCTACGCGCGCGCCTCCACGACGATCGTGCTCGTCGACGCGGGGACCGGTCGACCGCGCCGCATCACCGATGACGAGCGCGCGGCATGGAGCGCGTACGTCGAGGAGCCCGTGGCCTTCAGCCGACGCGGCTGA
- a CDS encoding acyl-CoA thioesterase: MTDHASDTPDDGPLAGLLTALDLTDTGARTSEDISTGPSQWMPMGRVFGGQVLAQSLVAAMRTTEPDRRPHSMHGYFLRPGDVTKPITFSVDRIHDGRSFSTRRTQAYQDGRPILSMIASFQDSDEGLEHQAPMPEGIPEPESLPSARDVLSRIDHPVAAHWANDRPFDMRHVEQPVYFGAAEERVAHQAVWIRAIGRLPDDPAVHLASLAYASDYSILESIYRRHGLSWATPGINAASLDHAMWFHRFGRADEWMLYVQESTSAQGGRGLSLGRIYSRDGVLLASVAQEGMVRVPAEARG; the protein is encoded by the coding sequence ATGACCGACCACGCATCCGACACCCCCGACGACGGCCCGCTCGCCGGCCTCCTCACCGCGCTCGACCTCACGGACACCGGCGCCCGCACCAGCGAGGACATCTCCACCGGCCCCTCGCAGTGGATGCCCATGGGCCGCGTCTTCGGCGGCCAGGTGCTCGCGCAGTCGCTCGTCGCCGCCATGCGCACGACCGAGCCCGACCGCCGCCCGCACAGCATGCACGGCTACTTCCTCCGCCCCGGAGACGTCACGAAGCCCATCACCTTCTCCGTGGACCGCATCCACGACGGCCGCTCGTTCTCCACGCGGCGCACGCAGGCGTACCAGGACGGTCGCCCGATCCTCTCGATGATCGCCTCGTTCCAGGACTCCGACGAGGGCCTCGAGCACCAGGCCCCGATGCCGGAGGGCATCCCGGAGCCCGAGTCGCTGCCGAGCGCGCGCGACGTGCTGTCGCGCATCGACCACCCCGTCGCCGCGCACTGGGCGAACGACCGGCCCTTCGACATGCGCCACGTCGAGCAGCCCGTCTACTTCGGCGCCGCGGAGGAGCGCGTCGCGCATCAGGCGGTGTGGATCCGCGCCATCGGCCGCCTGCCCGACGACCCGGCCGTGCACCTCGCGTCCCTCGCCTACGCGAGCGACTACTCGATCCTCGAGTCCATCTACCGCCGGCACGGCCTCTCGTGGGCGACGCCCGGCATCAACGCCGCGAGCCTCGACCACGCGATGTGGTTCCACCGCTTCGGCCGCGCCGACGAGTGGATGCTCTACGTGCAGGAGTCGACGAGCGCGCAGGGCGGACGCGGCCTCTCCCTCGGACGCATCTACTCGCGCGACGGCGTGCTGCTCGCGAGCGTCGCCCAGGAGGGCATGGTGCGCGTCCCCGCCGAGGCGCGCGGCTGA
- a CDS encoding globin, producing MADLLASSFYDDVGGRPTFEKLVREFYRGVAEDPVLVAMYPEEDLEGAIQRLTGFLEQYWGGPTTYSEERGHPRLRMRHIPFRVNPDARDRWLAHMRVAVDSLDLSPLHEAQLWDYLERAAHAMVNTFEES from the coding sequence ATGGCCGACCTGCTCGCGAGCTCCTTCTACGACGACGTCGGCGGCCGCCCCACCTTCGAGAAGCTCGTCCGCGAGTTCTACCGCGGGGTGGCCGAGGACCCGGTGCTCGTCGCGATGTACCCGGAGGAGGACCTCGAGGGCGCCATCCAACGCCTCACCGGGTTCCTCGAGCAGTACTGGGGCGGGCCCACGACGTACAGCGAGGAGCGCGGGCATCCGCGGCTCCGGATGCGGCACATACCCTTCCGCGTCAACCCGGACGCCCGCGACCGCTGGCTCGCGCACATGCGCGTCGCGGTCGACTCGCTCGACCTGTCGCCCCTGCACGAGGCCCAGCTCTGGGACTACCTGGAGCGCGCCGCCCACGCGATGGTGAACACGTTCGAGGAGTCCTGA
- a CDS encoding mechanosensitive ion channel family protein, translated as MDLSMVCCGDGSFFSTWGDLIKVVSYIAGGLLLRLILLVVIRQTVDRIVSGVKKRQNVDDTQSIQASPLTAVRVVQRTRTLGSVLSNITTVVIVVIVIASVLSVVAPDVTSSLALLTAALGAGLGFGAQNIVKDILNGLFMVVEDQLGVGDVVDVGPATGVVETVGIRITTLRDVNGTLWFVRNGEILRVGNMSQGWARVVIDLAVPYDTDVQAVQERMLATATELATTPKWRSRIVEKPELWGIESISESAVVIRIVVKTRSNARDDVSRELRGRLKGALDQMGVTLPSLSAVVLTGFDSAASVGGAHPPRTVPTPVQQPEAPAPKKRAARKAAQRPTTASEAPASPVVRGAAGSRPDPRATQMIPAQDPAPASHPDDEDEVTATWTVLPEDPEPADDAPADAAPPKPPRAPRAPRKPTTPPEGS; from the coding sequence ATGGACCTGAGCATGGTGTGCTGCGGCGACGGCTCGTTCTTCTCCACGTGGGGCGACCTCATCAAGGTCGTCTCCTACATCGCCGGCGGCCTCCTGCTCCGGCTGATCCTCCTCGTGGTGATCCGGCAGACCGTCGACCGGATCGTGTCGGGCGTCAAGAAGCGGCAGAACGTCGACGACACCCAGTCCATCCAGGCGTCTCCCCTCACGGCCGTCCGCGTGGTCCAGAGGACCCGCACCCTCGGCAGCGTGCTCAGCAACATCACCACGGTCGTGATCGTGGTCATCGTCATCGCGAGCGTGCTCTCCGTCGTCGCCCCCGATGTCACGAGCTCGCTCGCCCTCCTCACCGCCGCGCTCGGCGCGGGCCTCGGCTTCGGCGCGCAGAACATCGTGAAGGACATCCTCAACGGCCTGTTCATGGTCGTGGAGGACCAGCTCGGCGTCGGCGACGTGGTCGACGTGGGTCCCGCGACGGGCGTCGTGGAGACCGTCGGCATCCGCATCACGACCCTCCGCGACGTCAACGGCACGCTCTGGTTCGTGCGCAACGGCGAGATCCTGCGCGTCGGCAACATGTCGCAGGGCTGGGCGCGCGTGGTCATCGACCTCGCCGTCCCCTACGACACCGACGTGCAGGCCGTGCAGGAGCGCATGCTCGCCACCGCCACCGAGCTCGCGACCACGCCCAAGTGGCGCTCGCGCATCGTCGAGAAGCCGGAGCTCTGGGGCATCGAGTCGATCTCGGAGTCGGCCGTGGTGATCCGCATCGTCGTGAAGACCCGCAGCAACGCCCGGGACGACGTGTCCCGCGAGCTCCGCGGGCGCCTCAAGGGCGCCCTCGACCAGATGGGCGTGACCCTGCCGTCGCTGTCCGCGGTCGTCCTCACGGGGTTCGACAGCGCCGCGAGCGTCGGCGGCGCGCACCCGCCGCGCACCGTCCCGACCCCCGTGCAGCAGCCGGAGGCGCCCGCGCCGAAGAAGCGCGCCGCCCGCAAGGCGGCCCAGCGACCGACGACCGCGTCGGAGGCCCCGGCATCGCCGGTCGTCCGCGGCGCGGCCGGCTCCCGCCCCGACCCGCGCGCGACCCAGATGATCCCCGCGCAGGACCCCGCGCCCGCGAGCCACCCGGACGACGAGGACGAGGTCACGGCCACCTGGACGGTGCTGCCCGAGGACCCGGAGCCCGCCGACGACGCGCCCGCAGACGCCGCGCCGCCGAAGCCGCCGCGTGCTCCCCGGGCCCCGCGGAAGCCCACGACTCCGCCCGAGGGATCCTGA
- the pepN gene encoding aminopeptidase N, with the protein MPGENLTRVEAEERAALLDVTEYDVTLDLTRGAEVFGSTTTVRFTATAGASTFIDAITRTVHAVTLNGRELDPADVSDGVRIRLDDLAQENELTIVADAMYTNTGEGLHRFVDPVDDEVYLYSQFEVPDSRRMFAVFEQPDLKAVFRFTVTAPSHWEVVSNSPTPEPTAAADGASTWTFEPTLRMSSYITALIAGPYGVVRSELTSSDGRTIPLGVFARKSLMEHLDADYVFEKTREGFAFYEERFAYPYPFPKYDQLFVPEFNAGAMENAGAVTFVESYVFRSKVTDAVKERRVTTILHELAHMWFGDLVTMKWWDDLWLNESFATYISTLATAEGTEWTGAWTTFNAGEKSWAYNQDQLPSTHPVYATINDLEDVQVNFDGITYAKGASVLRQLVAYVGQDEFLAGVAAYFQRHAFGNSTLRDFTRELEGTSGRDLERWTDLWLKTSGVNTLRPEIETDEDGVITSFAVLQEAAEDYPTLRPHRLAIGFYELRDAHLVRTERFELDVDGDRTEVAELVGRQRPALVLLNDDDLTYAKVRLDAASLEVAMRHLAAFEDSLARSLVFASVWDATRDGEIRARDYARLVLDNVATEDESTALRYALAQLTTAAASYSAPDHRDELLATVATELWALTAQAAPGSDNQFQFLRTFAQVAAEPAQLDHVQALLDGTETLEGVEIDADLRWELLTALVAGGRAGTAEIDAALEADRTATGAQSAAQARAALPTAEGKRAAWASVWEADTEPNTIVRTTGLGFRRAADTELLRPYVGAYFDALQGVWESRSYAIAAALIGGFYPSPLADAELRDATVAWLDANPEPPALRRLVSELLSGVERALRAQAKDAE; encoded by the coding sequence ATGCCAGGAGAGAACCTCACCCGCGTCGAGGCCGAGGAGCGCGCGGCGCTCCTCGACGTGACGGAGTACGACGTGACGCTCGACCTCACCCGCGGAGCCGAGGTGTTCGGATCCACCACGACCGTGCGCTTCACCGCCACCGCCGGTGCGTCCACCTTCATCGACGCGATCACGCGCACGGTGCACGCCGTGACCCTGAACGGCCGCGAGCTCGACCCGGCCGACGTCAGCGACGGCGTCCGCATCCGCCTCGACGACCTCGCCCAGGAGAACGAGCTGACGATCGTCGCCGACGCCATGTACACGAACACGGGCGAGGGCCTGCACCGCTTCGTGGATCCCGTCGACGACGAGGTCTACCTGTACTCGCAGTTCGAGGTGCCGGACTCCCGCCGCATGTTCGCGGTGTTCGAGCAGCCCGACCTCAAGGCCGTCTTCCGCTTCACGGTCACCGCGCCGTCGCACTGGGAGGTCGTCTCCAACTCCCCCACGCCCGAGCCCACGGCCGCCGCCGACGGCGCCTCCACCTGGACCTTCGAGCCGACGCTCCGCATGTCGAGCTACATCACGGCGCTCATCGCGGGCCCCTACGGCGTCGTCCGCAGCGAGCTCACCTCGAGCGACGGCCGCACGATCCCGCTCGGCGTCTTCGCGCGCAAGTCGCTCATGGAGCACCTCGACGCCGACTACGTCTTCGAGAAGACCCGCGAGGGCTTCGCGTTCTACGAGGAGCGCTTCGCGTACCCGTACCCGTTCCCCAAGTACGACCAGCTCTTCGTCCCCGAGTTCAACGCGGGCGCGATGGAGAACGCGGGCGCCGTCACGTTCGTCGAGAGCTACGTCTTCCGCTCCAAGGTCACCGACGCCGTGAAGGAGCGCCGGGTCACGACGATCCTGCACGAGCTCGCGCACATGTGGTTCGGCGACCTCGTCACCATGAAGTGGTGGGACGACCTGTGGCTCAACGAGTCCTTCGCCACCTACATCTCCACGCTGGCGACCGCCGAGGGCACCGAGTGGACGGGCGCCTGGACCACGTTCAACGCCGGCGAGAAGTCCTGGGCGTACAACCAGGACCAGCTCCCGAGCACGCACCCCGTCTACGCGACCATCAACGACCTGGAGGACGTGCAGGTCAACTTCGACGGCATCACGTACGCCAAGGGCGCCTCCGTGCTCCGCCAGCTGGTGGCCTACGTCGGCCAGGACGAGTTCCTCGCGGGCGTCGCCGCGTACTTCCAGCGCCACGCGTTCGGCAACTCGACGCTCCGCGACTTCACCCGGGAGCTCGAGGGCACGAGCGGCCGCGACCTCGAGCGATGGACCGACCTGTGGCTGAAGACCTCGGGCGTGAACACCCTGCGTCCCGAGATCGAGACGGACGAGGACGGCGTCATCACGTCGTTCGCCGTGCTGCAGGAGGCCGCGGAGGACTACCCGACGCTCCGGCCGCACCGCCTCGCGATCGGCTTCTACGAGCTCCGCGACGCGCACCTGGTCCGCACGGAGCGCTTCGAGCTCGACGTGGACGGCGACCGCACCGAGGTCGCCGAGCTCGTCGGCCGCCAGCGCCCGGCGCTCGTGCTGCTCAACGACGACGACCTCACCTACGCGAAGGTCCGCCTCGATGCCGCCTCGCTCGAGGTCGCGATGCGCCACCTGGCCGCGTTCGAGGACTCGCTCGCCCGCTCGCTCGTCTTCGCCTCGGTGTGGGACGCGACGCGCGACGGCGAGATCCGCGCCCGCGACTACGCGCGCCTGGTGCTCGACAACGTCGCCACCGAGGACGAGTCCACGGCGCTCCGGTACGCCCTCGCGCAGCTCACCACGGCCGCCGCGTCGTACTCGGCCCCGGACCACCGGGACGAGCTGCTCGCGACGGTCGCCACCGAGCTGTGGGCGCTCACCGCGCAGGCCGCGCCCGGATCCGACAACCAGTTCCAGTTCCTGCGCACCTTCGCGCAGGTGGCGGCCGAGCCCGCGCAGCTGGACCACGTGCAGGCGCTCCTCGACGGCACCGAGACGCTCGAGGGCGTCGAGATCGACGCGGACCTCCGGTGGGAGCTCCTGACCGCGCTCGTCGCGGGCGGTCGCGCCGGCACCGCCGAGATCGACGCGGCCCTCGAGGCCGACCGCACGGCGACCGGCGCCCAGTCTGCCGCCCAGGCGCGCGCCGCGCTCCCCACCGCGGAGGGCAAGCGCGCCGCGTGGGCCTCCGTGTGGGAGGCCGACACCGAGCCGAACACGATCGTCCGCACCACGGGCCTCGGCTTCCGCCGGGCGGCCGACACGGAGCTCCTGCGTCCGTACGTCGGCGCCTACTTCGACGCGCTGCAGGGCGTGTGGGAGTCGCGCAGCTACGCGATCGCCGCGGCGCTCATCGGCGGCTTCTACCCGTCGCCGCTCGCCGACGCCGAGCTGCGCGACGCGACCGTCGCCTGGCTCGACGCGAACCCCGAGCCGCCGGCGCTCCGCCGCCTCGTCAGCGAGCTGCTGTCGGGCGTGGAGCGGGCGCTCCGCGCGCAGGCGAAGGACGCCGAGTAG
- a CDS encoding DsbA family protein gives MSDVQSSPRTTAVEFWFDPSCPWAWMTSRWVDEVARHRDLDITWRVMSLAVLNEDKADDPNFAAFLPRALRFTRLVAAVEAEHGAQHVKPLYDALGTRIHLRDQKDADVVIPEVLAELGLPAELAETSRTDRYDEPMRASHFDGIERVGQDVGTPVIAVDGVAFFGPVISPAPKGEEAVELWDGVVAVAGYPGFFEIKRSRTVGPIFD, from the coding sequence ATGTCCGACGTACAGAGCAGCCCCCGCACGACCGCCGTCGAGTTCTGGTTCGACCCCTCCTGCCCGTGGGCGTGGATGACCTCCCGCTGGGTCGACGAGGTCGCCCGCCACCGCGACCTCGACATCACCTGGCGCGTGATGAGCCTCGCCGTCCTCAACGAGGACAAGGCCGACGACCCGAACTTCGCCGCCTTCCTCCCGCGCGCGCTCCGCTTCACGCGCCTCGTCGCCGCCGTCGAGGCCGAGCACGGCGCCCAGCACGTCAAGCCGCTGTACGACGCGCTCGGCACGCGCATCCACCTCCGCGACCAGAAGGACGCCGACGTGGTGATCCCCGAGGTCCTCGCCGAGCTCGGCCTCCCCGCGGAGCTCGCCGAGACCAGCCGCACCGACCGCTACGACGAGCCGATGCGCGCCAGCCACTTCGACGGCATCGAGCGCGTCGGACAGGACGTGGGCACGCCCGTCATCGCGGTCGACGGCGTCGCCTTCTTCGGCCCCGTCATCTCGCCCGCGCCGAAGGGCGAGGAGGCCGTCGAGCTCTGGGACGGCGTCGTCGCCGTGGCCGGCTACCCCGGCTTCTTCGAGATCAAGCGCTCGCGCACCGTCGGCCCGATCTTCGACTGA
- a CDS encoding ribose-5-phosphate isomerase, with protein MRIHIATDHAGLDFSRHLAEHLTGAGHEVVDHGPTAYDALDDYPSFCIRAARAVVADQRGGTTALGVVFGGSGNGEQIAANKVVGVRAALVWNLSTAVLARQHNDANVISIGARQHTVDEAVSFIDAFIAEPFSAEERHARRIAQLAEYETTGAIAGHPVTD; from the coding sequence ATGCGCATCCACATCGCGACCGACCACGCGGGCCTCGACTTCTCGAGGCACCTCGCCGAGCACCTGACCGGTGCCGGGCACGAGGTCGTCGACCACGGCCCGACCGCGTACGACGCGCTCGACGACTACCCGTCGTTCTGCATCCGCGCCGCCCGCGCGGTCGTCGCCGACCAGCGCGGCGGCACCACCGCCCTCGGCGTGGTCTTCGGCGGATCCGGCAACGGCGAGCAGATCGCGGCCAACAAGGTCGTGGGCGTCCGCGCGGCGCTCGTCTGGAACCTGTCGACCGCGGTGCTCGCCCGCCAGCACAACGACGCCAACGTGATCTCGATCGGCGCGCGCCAGCACACCGTCGACGAGGCCGTGTCGTTCATCGACGCGTTCATCGCCGAGCCGTTCTCCGCGGAGGAGCGGCACGCGCGCCGCATCGCGCAGCTCGCCGAGTACGAGACGACGGGGGCCATCGCCGGTCACCCCGTCACCGACTAG
- a CDS encoding Fpg/Nei family DNA glycosylase yields MPEGHSIHRIAKQFEAHFVGDVVQASSPQGRFAEGAAVLDGRRLLAAKAVGKQMFLEFDGDVWLRVHLGLYGAWDFAGDVTTLNRMGQNGMRGDVPVDDRVDDAPVDSDAEDSLASIGAPRRARLRMAEQEKVHDPFSAEAWPPEPVGQVRVRLLTEHAVADLRGPTACVVADPGEVRQAIDKLGPDPLVDGGKRSEDRFTATVRKKPTAIGLLLMDQSVVSGIGNVYRAELLFRARQNPHTPGRDVPEDVVRGLWKDWSKLLRKGVEVGQMMTMDGLRGKKLEAALRNRADRHWVYHREGLPCRVCGTNVVMEEAAGRKLYWCPYCQA; encoded by the coding sequence GTGCCCGAGGGGCATTCGATCCACCGGATCGCGAAGCAGTTCGAGGCGCACTTCGTGGGCGACGTCGTGCAGGCGTCCTCGCCCCAGGGCCGGTTCGCCGAGGGCGCCGCCGTGCTCGACGGCCGCCGCCTCCTCGCGGCGAAGGCCGTCGGCAAGCAGATGTTCCTCGAGTTCGACGGCGACGTCTGGCTTCGCGTGCACCTCGGCCTCTACGGCGCGTGGGACTTCGCGGGCGACGTGACGACCCTCAACCGGATGGGCCAGAACGGCATGCGGGGCGACGTGCCCGTCGACGACCGAGTGGACGACGCCCCGGTCGACTCCGACGCGGAGGATTCGCTCGCGAGCATCGGGGCGCCCCGTCGCGCGCGCCTGCGCATGGCGGAGCAGGAGAAGGTGCATGACCCGTTCTCGGCCGAGGCGTGGCCGCCCGAGCCGGTCGGCCAGGTGCGCGTCCGGCTCCTCACCGAGCACGCGGTCGCGGACCTCCGCGGGCCCACCGCCTGCGTCGTCGCCGATCCCGGCGAGGTGCGGCAGGCCATCGACAAGCTCGGGCCCGACCCCCTCGTCGACGGCGGCAAGCGCTCCGAGGACCGCTTCACGGCGACCGTGCGGAAGAAGCCCACGGCGATCGGGCTGCTGCTCATGGACCAGTCGGTCGTCAGCGGCATCGGCAACGTCTACCGCGCGGAGCTGCTCTTCCGCGCGCGGCAGAACCCGCACACGCCGGGGCGGGACGTTCCCGAGGACGTCGTGCGCGGCCTCTGGAAGGACTGGTCGAAGCTGCTGCGCAAGGGCGTCGAGGTCGGGCAGATGATGACGATGGACGGGCTGCGCGGGAAGAAGCTCGAGGCCGCGCTCCGCAACCGCGCGGATCGGCACTGGGTCTACCACCGCGAGGGGCTGCCGTGCCGGGTGTGCGGCACGAACGTCGTGATGGAGGAGGCCGCGGGCCGGAAGCTGTACTGGTGCCCGTACTGCCAGGCGTGA